TTGTCTGCCAGAGACACCTCATTTCTTGAGAATCTCTATACCAACCTCTGATGCAACGAAATGGTTATCCACTCTTATCACCTCAGGGAATTAATACAAACCGTTTAACCTGACTACTGGCATTGCTAAAAAGGTCTTGGTTGCGAGGAAGTGATGACTTCCTCACTACCTATTATGAACAGTTCGCTACGTTTTAAACATTAAAGTAAAAAAAATTTATGATTTCTCTTGCTCTTCATCATTGTTTGCAATTGATGTACGCTGCTTGATCTGCTTTAACTCACGTGCAAACCCTTGTGTGGCATCAATGACTTCAGCTGAACTTTCCTTTAAATGTCTAACACTTTCACTAATTTTCTTGAAGTCTTCCCCAGCATCTTGTGCAAGCTCACTCACCGTTGTTGCTGTTCGTTTAACCTCATTAATGATCTCATCACAATTATCATTTAAATACCGTAATGTCTCTGTAGATGTATCCTTTACTTCTTTCACACCGTTGATAATTTTTGTGCGAGAAGAGCGGTTTGCAAATAACACAGCAGTTCCAACTAGACTCCCAATCATAACTCCTTTATAAATGGCCTTACACTTTTCTTTCTCCATCCCCTAACCACCTCGTCTCATTCCTTTTCTTAAATTTTAACAGTAAAACCCAAGCGATGAAAGGAACTAATTAAACAGGGGCAAGAACTGAAAAAATATCTAGGGAACTTTTTCAAACATAGTGTTAAATGATCTTCTTATCCTTTAGTGTTGCAATATCTGCTTTTTCCATCTTTAAAAGCTGTTCTAACACTTCTTCTGTATGTTGACTTAGAGCAGGAGGAGCTTCAACCTCATTCATACGAGCAAAACTCTCGTCATAAGTAGTGGCAACCTCAATATTACCTGCACTCGATGCTCCTATTAAATTTCGCTCTTGAATATATGACGACCCGACAAGCTCACCACATTCTAAAACAGGGGCTAAACAACAATCCACTTTATGTAAGAACGAAATCCACTCTTCTTGTGAATGGGATAAGAATAATTGTTTTACCTCATTATACACATGGTTATCTTCTCTCGCTTGAGACATATGAGCAGGTATCCAATGCTCTTTTCCGACTGCATGGCAAAAATTAACCCAAAATTTGGGTTCAAGTGCTCCTAAGCTCATATAGCGACCGTCTTTTGTTTCATATAAGTGATAAGATATCATATCTCCACTCAGTTGTGGAACACCATTCTGTTTATTGATCTCTTCTGCAAAGTGTATGTGCGTATTCATCATTGAAACCATCGCATCTGTTAAAGATAAATCAATATATGCTCCCGTTCCTTTAATCCCTCGTTGCACTAAGGCCGCTAAAATCGACTCACTTGCTGCAATTCCACCGACCAAATCTGCGAACGTAATG
The DNA window shown above is from Desertibacillus haloalkaliphilus and carries:
- a CDS encoding CaiB/BaiF CoA transferase family protein, with the protein product MLDGLRVLDFSQYLPGPYASLRLADQGAEVIKVEPLTGDPARSLGAKKRGNGLVFLANNRNKKSVTINVKEPKGQEIALQLMEESDVVLESFRPGVMERLGLGYEKAKHANPNIIYCSITGYGQESSLSHFGSHDLNYVAMSGILSQLKDDQGKPVHPTITFADLVGGIAASESILAALVQRGIKGTGAYIDLSLTDAMVSMMNTHIHFAEEINKQNGVPQLSGDMISYHLYETKDGRYMSLGALEPKFWVNFCHAVGKEHWIPAHMSQAREDNHVYNEVKQLFLSHSQEEWISFLHKVDCCLAPVLECGELVGSSYIQERNLIGASSAGNIEVATTYDESFARMNEVEAPPALSQHTEEVLEQLLKMEKADIATLKDKKII